A region of Pirellulales bacterium DNA encodes the following proteins:
- the zwf gene encoding glucose-6-phosphate dehydrogenase — protein sequence MPAQRSDALVFFGATGDLAYKKIFPSLQAMTQHNVLDMPVIGVAKAGWTVDQLRERARASLKEHAGGVDEAAFAKLSERLKYVDGDYNDPATYQKLKEHLGSAKRPLHYLAIPPSLFERVAEGLATASCTDHARVVVEKPFGRDLASAQDLNRILHKYFAESSIFRIDHYLGKEPVLNLVYFRFANPILEPIWNRHYLDGVQITMAESFGVQGRGKFYEEAGAIRDVMQNHMLQLLAEIAMEPPGARDAEAIRDEKFKVLRAVKTLEPDDVVRGQFRGYRNEAGVAKDSTVETFAACRFSINNWRWAGVPFYIRVGKCMPVTSTEVRVILKKMPQTVLSDAESSWSNYLRFRLNPEVVLALSTRAKVPGEQMRGEEVELHALHQSPEDREPYERLLGDALNGDQTLFAREDSVEAAWRIVDPILNNVTPLHVYEPNTWGPPDANEALIDGHGPWYNPAACEAKPT from the coding sequence ATGCCCGCGCAACGTTCCGACGCCTTGGTCTTCTTTGGCGCCACCGGTGACCTGGCGTACAAGAAAATCTTTCCCTCACTGCAGGCGATGACCCAGCACAATGTATTGGACATGCCAGTGATTGGCGTGGCCAAGGCGGGCTGGACGGTCGATCAACTACGCGAGCGGGCCCGCGCGAGCCTCAAAGAGCACGCTGGCGGCGTCGACGAAGCGGCGTTCGCCAAGCTCTCTGAGCGTTTGAAATACGTCGACGGCGACTATAATGATCCGGCCACGTATCAAAAGCTGAAAGAGCATCTCGGCAGCGCTAAACGGCCGCTGCACTACCTGGCCATCCCGCCCAGCCTGTTCGAGCGCGTCGCCGAAGGGCTGGCCACGGCCAGCTGCACCGACCATGCCCGGGTGGTGGTCGAGAAGCCGTTTGGGCGCGATCTGGCCTCGGCGCAAGATTTGAATCGCATCCTGCACAAGTACTTCGCCGAGTCGAGCATCTTTCGCATCGATCATTACCTGGGCAAGGAACCAGTGCTGAACCTGGTTTACTTCCGCTTTGCGAACCCCATCCTCGAGCCGATCTGGAACCGGCATTACCTGGACGGCGTGCAGATCACGATGGCCGAAAGCTTTGGCGTGCAGGGGCGCGGCAAATTCTACGAAGAGGCCGGCGCCATCCGCGACGTGATGCAAAATCACATGCTGCAGTTGCTGGCCGAGATCGCCATGGAGCCGCCGGGCGCCCGCGACGCCGAAGCAATCCGCGACGAAAAATTCAAAGTCCTGCGCGCCGTGAAAACGCTCGAACCGGACGACGTGGTGCGCGGCCAGTTCCGCGGCTATCGCAACGAAGCCGGCGTGGCGAAGGACTCGACCGTTGAAACCTTCGCGGCCTGCCGATTCTCGATCAACAACTGGCGCTGGGCAGGGGTCCCGTTCTACATTCGCGTGGGCAAATGCATGCCGGTCACGTCGACCGAGGTGCGTGTGATCCTGAAGAAGATGCCGCAGACCGTGCTCAGCGACGCGGAATCGTCGTGGTCGAACTATCTGCGATTCCGTTTGAATCCCGAAGTCGTGCTGGCCCTGTCGACGCGCGCCAAAGTCCCCGGCGAACAGATGCGCGGCGAAGAGGTCGAGTTGCACGCGCTGCATCAAAGTCCCGAGGATCGCGAGCCATACGAACGCCTGCTCGGCGACGCACTGAATGGCGACCAGACGCTGTTTGCGCGCGAAGACTCGGTCGAGGCTGCCTGGCGGATCGTCGACCCGATCCTGAACAACGTCACGCCGCTACACGTTTACGAGCCGAACACCTGGGGCCCGCCCGATGCCAACGAGGCGCTGATCGACGGCCACGGCCCTTGG
- a CDS encoding archease encodes MYEVFEHTADLGLRVIAADLETLFADAARGLMSIVVANLDDVRPVRERPFEVAGAQTDFLLFDWLSELLYVFETERLLLADFTVRLTSDGLTATARGEQLDPARHVLAHEVKAVTYHALNVEQTDAGWQAEVIVDI; translated from the coding sequence ATGTACGAGGTATTCGAACATACCGCCGATCTCGGTTTGCGCGTGATCGCGGCGGACCTCGAAACACTGTTCGCCGACGCCGCGCGAGGGTTGATGTCGATCGTAGTGGCGAACCTTGACGACGTTCGGCCCGTGCGCGAGAGGCCGTTCGAGGTGGCCGGCGCGCAAACCGATTTCTTGCTGTTCGATTGGCTGAGCGAGCTGTTGTACGTCTTCGAGACCGAACGGCTGCTGCTCGCCGATTTCACCGTGCGGCTGACCAGCGATGGGCTGACCGCCACGGCGCGCGGCGAACAACTCGACCCGGCCCGTCACGTGCTGGCGCACGAAGTGAAGGCCGTCACCTATCATGCCTTAAACGTCGAGCAAACCGACGCGGGCTGGCAGGCGGAAGTAATTGTCGATATTTAA